From Panicum hallii strain FIL2 chromosome 2, PHallii_v3.1, whole genome shotgun sequence, a single genomic window includes:
- the LOC112882199 gene encoding cytochrome P450 709B2-like, which produces MGYGWLLSAALAAALAAWAFDALVRLVWRPRAVARRLRAQGVRGPGYGFFHGNLRDIRRLRAAGAGVRLGVADHDFTPIAQPQFREWVPRYGRVFLYWFGITPNICVADYAVAKQVLADRTGLFPKNRMNANLLRLLGEGLVLTDGDDWQRHKKVVHPAFNMDKLKMMTATMADCARSMVTGWEAQLASQQKKGRQQVPIELSDQFEELTADVISHTAFGSSYKEGKQVFQALKELQFTAFSTIFNVQIPGFRYLPTEKNRRVWKLDKEVRTTLTKIIKNRLAAKEKAGYGNDLLGLMLEACAPEHGGDQLLSMDEIIDECKTFFFAGQETTSHLLTWAMFLLSTHPDWQDKLREEVRRECGDRDRAPTHDMLNKLKLMNLFILETLRLYSPVPLIRRRTRTAVELGGIVVPEDAILTLPIATMHRDREVWGEDAGEFNPLRFDAGVTKTAPKNLGALLAFSSGPRSCIGQNFAMVEARAVVAAILQRFELTLSPEYVHAPTDVITLRPKYGLPMIVTSAGA; this is translated from the exons ATGGGGTACGGGTGGCTGCTGTCggcggcgctcgccgccgcgctggCCGCGTGGGCTTTCGACGCGCTGGTGCGGCTCGtgtggcggccgcgggcggtggcgcggcggctCCGGGCGCAGGGCGTGCGCGGGCCCGGGTACGGGTTCTTCCACGGCAACCTCCGCGACATCCGACGGCTCCGCGCCGCGGGCGCCGGCGTCAGGCTCGGCGTCGCCGACCACGACTTCACCCCCATCGCGCAGCCGCAGTTCCGGGAGTGGGTCCCCCGCTACGGGCGCGTGTTCCTGTACTGGTTCGGCATCACGCCCAACATCTGCGTGGCCGACTACGCCGTGGCCAAGCAGGTGCTCGCGGACCGGACGGGGCTGTTCCCCAAGAACCGGATGAACGCGAACCTGCTCCGGCTGCTCGGCGAGGGCCTCGTGCTCACCGACGGCGACGACTGGCAGCGCCACAAGAAGGTGGTGCACCCGGCCTTCAACATGGACAAGCTCAAG ATGATGACAGCGACGATGGCGGATTGCGCCCGGTCAATGGTGACGGGCTGGGAAGCGCAGCTGGCGAGCCAGCAGAAGAAGGGGCGTCAACAGGTGCCGATCGAGCTGAGCGACCAGTTCGAGGAGCTCACTGCAGATGTCATCTCTCACACGGCCTTCGGGAGCAGCTATAAGGAAGGGAAGCAAGTGTTCCAGGCACTCAAGGAGTTGCAGTTCACCGCCTTCTCGACAATTTTCAATGTCCAAATTCCAGGATTCAG GTATCTTCCAACTGAGAAGAACCGGAGGGTGTGGAAACTCGACAAGGAGGTGAGGACCACGCTCACGAAGATCATCAAGAACAGGCTCGCCGCCAAGGAGAAGGCGGGATACGGGAACGACCTCCTCGGGCTGATGCTGGAGGCCTGCGCGCCGGAGCACGGCGGCGACCAGCTGCTGAGCATGGACGAGATCATCGACGAGTGCAAGACTTTCTTCTTCGCGGGGCAGGAGACCACCTCGCACCTGCTCACCTGGGCCATGTTCCTGCTGAGCACGCACCCGGACTGGCAGGACAAGCTCCGGGAGGAGGTGCGGAGGGAGTGCGGCGACAGAGACCGGGCGCCCACGCACGACATGCTCAACAAGCTCAAGCTG ATGAACCTGTTCATTCTGGAGACGCTGAGGCTGTACAGCCCCGTCCCGCTCATCCGTCGGAGGACGAGGACGGCGGTCGAGCTGGGCGGCATCGTGGTGCCCGAGGACGCGATCCTGACGCTGCCGATCGCAACGATGCACCGCGACAGGGAGGTCTGGGGCGAGGACGCCGGCGAGTTCAACCCGCTGCGGTTCGACGCCGGGGTCACCAAGACGGCGCCCAAGAACCTGGGCGCGCTGCTGGCGTTCTCCAGCGGGCCGAGGTCGTGCATCGGGCAGAACTTCGCGATGGTCGAGGCGAGGGCCGTGGTCGCCGCGATCCTGCAGCGGTTCGAGCTGACGCTGTCGCCGGAGTACGTGCACGCGCCGACGGACGTCATCACGCTGCGGCCCAAGTACGGGCTCCCCATGATCGTCACAAGTGCCGGTGCGTAG
- the LOC112881812 gene encoding pentatricopeptide repeat-containing protein At4g33990-like — MPTLYSAVKRGIKLRLPRPSLASRATIPRRGCRSSCGPPDAVVSHESLLLRLQSGPVLAEVRRLHAALLVCGYRRSAVLSAQLVRAYARLGGAGLGHALGVFDGMPRKNSFAWNAVIKGLVDAGRFSEALERYWDMVSDGSVTADRFTYPPVLKACAALGAVEQGRRVRENIETEIARGSAVPNLFVQCALVDMFAKRRCLGEARSVFESMGVRDLVAWTAMIGGTVHGGDWFEVMDLFNRMRSEGFLPDSVIFATVIPACGRVKELMTGMALQGCAVRCGVGDDICVSNALVDMYCKCACLDVAASLFWSIHYKDVVSWSTIIAGHLQNGMYGSGINLFTEMVSSGVKPNSTTLATILPSLSELKLFRYGKAIHCFSIRHGLDHSEFLVSAFIDFYSKQGLIGKAEIIFQFTPKKDLVIWNSMVGGYAVNEDSESALHALRALQKVGLRPDHVTVVSVLPLCNQHSRLLQGKELHAYAIRHNISSVCSVSNALIDMYCKCGCLEIASNTFLLMTERNAVTYNTLISSLGKHGHDDQAFILFDLMKRDGVFPDKVTFVALLSCCSHAGLIDKGFRFYNSMLRDYNLTPDKEHFSCIVDLYSRSGKLDDAWSFIANLQEVPEIDVLGCLLSACREHNRMDIAELVAERIFEQNPNDPGYHILLSNIYANAGMWSDVTRIRNMIEERSLKKRTGNSLI; from the coding sequence ATGCCTACGCTTTACTCCGCCGTGAAGAGGGGAATCAAATTGAGGCTGCCTCGCCCTTCTCTTGCCTCTCGAGCGACGATTCCTCGCCGCGGTTGTCGCAGCAGCTGCGGCCCTCCCGACGCCGTCGTCTCGCACGAGTCGCTCCTCCTCCGGCTGCAGTCGGGCCCCGTGCTCGCGGAGGTGCGGAGACTGCACGCCGCCCTACTGGTATGCGGGTACCGTCGCAGCGCCGTCCTCTCCGCGCAGCTGGTGCGCGCGTACGCCAGGCTGGGGGGTGCAGGGCTCGGCCACGCGCTGGGTGTGTTCGACGGAATGCCTAGGAAGAACTCCTTCGCGTGGAACGCCGTGATTAAGGGCCTCGTCGACGCCGGCAGGTTCTCGGAAGCGCTGGAGCGCTACTGGGACATGGTCAGTGATGGCTCGGTCACTGCTGATCGTTTCACTTACCCGCCTGTTCTAAAAGCGTGCGCGGCGCTTGGAGCTGTTGAGCAGGGGAGAAGGGTTCGAGAGAACATTGAGACAGAAATTGCCCGTGGCAGTGCGGTGCCCAATTTGTTTGTGCAGTGCGCACTTGTGGACATGTTTGCCAAGCGTAGGTGCTTGGGTGAAGCAAGGAGTGTGTTTGAGAGCATGGGAGTAAGGGACTTGGTTGCATGGACTGCAATGATCGGAGGGACCGTGCATGGAGGGGACTGGTTCGAGGTGATGGATTTGTTCAATCGCATGAGGTCAGAAGGGTTTCTGCCTGATTCTGTAATTTTTGCTACTGTTATTCCGGCATGTGGTAGGGTGAAAGAGCTGATGACTGGAATGGCATTGCAGGGCTGTGCAGTAAGATGTGGAGTCGGCGATGATATCTGTGTCAGTAATGCTTTGGTTGATATGTACTGCAAATGTGCTTGTCTGGATGTGGCAGCTTCTCTTTTTTGGTCTATCCATTACAAGGATGTAGTCTCTTGGAGCACCATAATCGCGGGGCATTTACAAAATGGAATGTATGGCTCAGGTATCAATTTGTTTACTGAAATGGTTTCTTCAGGAGTAAAACCTAACTCGACTACTCTGGCAACCATACTTCCTAGTCTTTCAGAACTCAAGTTATTcagatatggaaaagcaattcATTGCTTCTCCATTAGACATGGACTTGACCACAGTGAGTTTCTGGTGAGTGCATTCATTGACTTCTACAGTAAACAAGGACTTATTGGGAAAGCAGAAATTATATTTCAGTTCACTCCAAAGAAAGATTTAGTGATTTGGAATTCAAtggttggaggatatgctgtgAATGAGGATTCTGAGTCAGCATTACATGCATTAAGGGCACTGCAGAAAGTGGGACTAAGACCTGATCATGTGACTGTTGTTTCAGTTCTTCCGCTATGCAATCAACACTCCAGGCTTCTTCAGGGTAAGGAACTACATGCCTATGCCATCAGGCATAACATAAGTTCAGTTTGCTCAGTTAGTAATGCACTTATAGATATGTACTGCAAGTGTGGTTGCCTAGAAATAGCCAGCAATACTTTTCTACTGATGACAGAGCGCAATGCTGTTACATATAACACTCTGATTTCTTCTCTAGGAAAGCATGGTCATGATGATCAAGCATTCATTCTTTTTGACCTAATGAAGAGAGATGGAGTTTTTCCGGATAAAGTGACTTTTGTAGCTCTGTTGTCATGTTGTAGCCATGCAGGCCTTATTGATAAGGGCTTCCGCTTCTACAATTCCATGTTACGGGACTATAATCTCACTCCAGATAAGGAGCACTTTTCATGCATTGTTGACCTTTATAGCAGATCTGGGAAGCTTGATGATGCTTGGAGTTTTATTGCAAATTTACAAGAAGTGCCAGAAATCGATGTTCTTGGGTGTCTATTGTCAGCATGCAGAGAGCATAATAGAATGGACATTGCGGAGCTTGTCGCAGAAAGAATATTTGAACAAAACCCCAATGATCCTGGCTATCATATTCTGCTGTCTAACATCTACGCGAATGCTGGAATGTGGTCTGATGTGACTAGGATAAGAAATATGATAGAAGAGAGGAGCTTGAAGAAGAGAACAGGAAATAGCTTGATTTGA